The sequence below is a genomic window from Silene latifolia isolate original U9 population chromosome 7, ASM4854445v1, whole genome shotgun sequence.
TCAGATTTCATTAATCTAAACAAGAATTCCATCTGCTTTAAATCCCCAGCCCTGCCAAATGCATCTATTACCACATTGTAGGTTACAAGTGTCCAGGAGAAGTGATATTTTTGCATGTATTGCATCACAGAACTCATCTTTTCATAATCTCCAATTTTACCATATGAGTCCAAGAGTATGTTAAAAGTCCTAATGTTGGGTTCAATTCCTGCGGCCAGAAACTTCTCATAGCATTTCTCCATCATCTCGATTTGACCTGTGGCACCAAATGCTCTGAGTGTGGAATTCATCGTCCAAGAATCGGGTTCACAATGCCGTTTGCAAAGCATTTCTGCTAATACTGACTCCATCTCTGCAAACCTTTTATAAAATAGGAGAAACTGAATATACTGTGCATCATCACAATGTCAAAACATCTGGTTGCAAGAAGAAAAGCAGAAAATCATAGGGTTACTATCTTACTGATGATTGCTCTAAAGCAGTTATACGCGTGTGTACCATTCCGAATGTCTTTGATTTATTTGGTTATCCTGTTGAAGATACATGACATAATTTTAATGGACCAAATAAGGATTCTACACATCAAAGTCAAAATAAGGGGTTGCTTGGATTTGAGGAAATTGTTAATGAGGTAGTGGAGGGAAATACAGTGGGGACTcacaggtggtggtggtggtgattgtGATGGTGGTAGAGATAGAAACGAGATGAAGAGAGTAATTACTACTCATACCTCATAAAGGAGTAATACCCACCTCTCCCTCGCCTCCCTCTAGGGTGATGTATTAGTGTATTACCCTCCTAAAAGAATAATAGTTCCTCCACCACCGCCCTTATCTTCCCTACACcaccatcattttcatatctttctCCTTTCTCCTGACCTCTTTTATACCGCAACGGTTAGATCCAAGCCAAGCGAGCCCCAATAAATATTTACCATTGCCAATGCAACTGAGCCTAGGACTAAAGAGTTGAAATAGACAGTGAGTGACTTTGTATGCACAAGAAAATTGATAATGTCAAATAGATATAATGGTTGAATAAGAGATGTGGAGAATTTGTTGTAGGTCAGTCATCCAGACAAGAATTTTAAACCAAGCAATAGTTAACTGCACAGAGCTAACCACTAATGCATATGCATGAGATGACAAGAGAAAGAGCAAATCTCTTACTTTCCTGATTTTCCGTAAGCATCAATCAGAGTGTTGTAAGTGACTGTGCTAGGCTTGATTCCCTGTGATACCATATCAGAAAGCAGCATAGAGACTTTATCAAAGGCAGAGACTTGCAGACACGATTTTATAAGGATCGAGTACGTATATACATCAGGTCTGCAGTTAGGATTGTTCTTCATGTACTCGAGCAATGTGAATGCTTCATTAAACTGACCGCTCCTACTGTATGCTGACAAGAGAGCAGTGTATACTTCATGATTTATGAAGCATCCCTCATCAACCATGGCCTGAAATAGTTCTTGTGCCTTTTGAGGTTGCTTACACTTTCCAAGCATGACAATTAGTTTAACATATATGCCAGAGTCGGGCCTATACCACAATTGCTCCCGCAGGAGCTCAAAAACCTGCATTGTATGACAAGGTGACAATCTTATTAATCATAGTAGATTGTCAAAGCTCTTGTTAGATTTGCCAGCTTATTAGTAATGATCCACAGTTACTGAAGAATGAAGCGTAATGCTATTTtgatccaacaacaacaacattaccccagtgtcTCAATGGCTACCGCAAATTGCGAGGTAAGAGGGgatcggatgtacgcagccttacccttgtgttagcaacacaaagaggttgtttccgaatgacccaagatgaaaattgcgtcgagaactgcattaAAGGACCGCTACTTCATAAGAGAAAGAAGcgcagccactttagtgagctattttgatttattccatcataatctaTAACCAAAGAGTAATGCTACTTTGATCAAGGGGTCAAATTAGGCCAGTTATGATAGAAGTTGTAGACCACTCAACCTAGGTCAGACAAAACGTTGATGAGCATTGCAAAATAGTTGTCTGCTAAATTATCAGATTAATCAAGGTTCATATACTTGATAACTCTATTGAAAATAACTGAAAATGGAAACAAAACCATCCATATATATAAATAAGCTTGTGATTGGGGACCCCATATGAAATTCAGAGTCTTGTATCAATTGGAACAAGTACCTACTAGGCCCCTTCACCCCATAAGAAATACAGAAGTTTGTTTTTTGAAGGAGTAGATATCCGCCCACCCTTGTTCCATCCCATATGttgttattttgttattgtacATGCTCTCTATTAGAATTCAAAACGGCCTGGCAATGCCTGAAAGGAGAGAGAGCGCTCACTTCATAAGCCTAGGGGAACTCCATCTTTCCTAAAACTAATTGGCAATAGGAGAACTCCTAGGCTTTCAAAAGTGTGACTAATTCTCTACTCCACCACCAATGTGGGACTTCACATGTGGGTTTCTTGCATTCCAACACTCCCCCTCACAATGTGAAGCTCTTAAATAACCAAGGATGACACCAAGGGCCGCAATGGAGTTGGAACAGAGATACGGAATCCTCTAAAGAGAGGGCCCTCTTGCAGTGGCAGGCCATGTCAGAATTCGCCACACCCAAAAGGAGAGAGGGGGCTCACTTCATAAGCCCAAGGGACAGCCCATTTCGAATTCTAACACTCTCAAAGCATGTATAATAGTAAAAGATACAGAACACCTATTGTTCTCTCAGTTTACACTCTTACATTGGAGAGTAAAATACCACAATTCAGGCATCATAAGAAACAATGCACTTTGCTCAAGTAGAATGCTGTGCCAAGTTAACTTTCAAGGATGATAGATTCACACTCTTACTTATTACAGCAGAATTTTAATCCTCATCAATAACTAGAAGTATATGATATCACAGCTCTGTTTAGAGTAAAGCTAATCACATTCCTCTAACAAACAACAATGGATAGAGCTGTTGTAATGACAATTATGAGATTAGTTGGCAAATGTCCATTTACACTCTCCTTACATGGCAGCATACATGATTCACTCAGCAATTAGCTGAACTCCCTGTCTCCCTCGTTTACCTGTTTTATTCTTTGTAacggggtattttaatcaaaaggtaaacaaataattgggacggagggagtaatatttttaCATAACCAAAAACAACAATCATTTAGGGCCGTTCTTTCAGGCTAAAACTATATGAACTAAACTTAActtctaaaacccaaattaaattaaattaaattgaattgATACTTGATAGGACCTCACCTGAACATTACTGAACTTAAGTCCAAAAGAATCGGACTTAACCTGAACTAAACGGACTAAAATGAACTTAACTTATAAAACccgaactgaattgaacttatagaaCATGACTTGAACTGAAATTACCGAAAATTAAGTCGAAAAGAACGGGACCTTAACACTATACTGTATTATGCAACTAACCAAAGAAAAAACACAAATTCTTTGAAATACCCAATTAAAAACTAatcatcaaaaacccaaaacaataatCAAAAACACAAAATAATGCAAATTAATTAAGAAAAAGGATACCTTGAGAGCAGATTCCCAACGAAGAGCAGTAATTCTCTCATGAAGAGCTTCAAGAACAGTTCTAGGCAACAATCTCTTAGAACTAATCCCTTTCTTTTTCTCAATTACTGCTTTAGTAGCTTCCCTTCTAAGTATTACTGAAATTGccttttttgatgcaatttttgtgttaattacttgttttctttcttttgcttctTGTGAATTGTTCTTCTCCAATGAAAGTCCCCATCTTTTCTGGGTGTTGGAGAGTGTAATGGAAGatgatggagatggagatggaaATGGGTcagggtttgggtttgggtttgatGGGTCTGGAAATGGGTCGGGTCTGGTGGTGGGTTTGGAACGGGGTGTGGTTACTGAGGTGCGTGTGGGTGTGGAGCGGTGGTTAGGAGTTGGTGGGAAGGGGAATGTGGGTCCTTGAAGTGAGGCCATGTTGATTTTTGGGAAGTGGTGCAAGAGTTCACAACTTTTTTAGATGGATCAATAAAGGGGAAAAACAATATCATTTGTCTCATTGTCTTAGATTTGTACCCTGGTTCTTTCTAACCTATTTTTAGCTCAttttagttcagttcaactctatttagttcagttcatcccaattcagttcagttcagttcaacttcaTTCAATTCAGTATAACTCAACTTTATTAAGTTCAACTTATTTCAACTTTACTcgtcttaaatttaatagttattattaattttgttatcaataatactatttttttaatattattattctttattctttattattattattattattaattattattattattattattattataataattaataatattgttaataataatttatttattataattactattattattattaatattattattaaaatgaataataatgttattaatgttgttgttgttgttataattattattggtattattattgttgttcttaaaATGAACAATAGGTTTcctgagagaccgtctctcaataTAATAGTGAGAGACTAACCATTAAACAAGTGGACCATACCACTTTCTTTAATACGGACGGATATAGGAATACAAATAGACAATAAAATAATTGTCCAATTAATTATTCATTAAAAAGGAAATAATATTCTTTGAAATCATATGCCCACAAAATCTTGAACCCGTCAACTtctcaaaaagtaaaccttccataattttttttcaatttactTTCCACTGTATAGAAAGCGTGACAGccacatactccaagtgccttatcaggaccacttaaggtatggaaacgtcaccatctcggttacccgagacaatgataatcataagacaataatgaaacatacttaaaagcaaaatacggtttaaagtgattacatgacaactccaaaacgttaaactgaaatacaatgtactcaaaatggtctactggtaaatctatcaaaactacaaaacatcgtctgacacaacgAAAGACTCTTCtaaactgccacgtgatgactcatcccagctattccgtactcgtcatatcatacctgctcaataactgctcaccatccccgaatggatcaccacagtttttaaaacaaacaacggggccagtactaattacacaaaacaaagccacaacgaaacaaatgccaaacagctcaatcaacacaCAATTCTCCAGTCTCCAtaaccaatctccacacaactgactacacacatcgcaacaagtactccacaccgccagtgggggactgcagccgtacccaccaaatccccgctcatcaaccactgagcgataaacccaagttttcttaatgtgcacatcccctcctgtggcgggttccacagtgggcgaaccaagggcgtgaagccactcccacaagtgactccactcagccatggacgcgccccgaatatcacacacagttatacaacaacaattataaTACTCTATCACAAccaccaaatcagaatccaatgtcaatacgatatacaacaacaacaataatcaccaaccacacttatgtaattaatactgagtagagaaAACCCAACCTGTAAAGCAACATGAAatcagacgatcaagcagctgactcagaatctctcctcaacgaaccgtcctcctatacatacatacatattattACTATCATAACCACATAACcacaaaaatccccaaatcacccaattagggtttaaccaacattaaccaaacgatataaaaatgatatgtaagacttacctcgacgcaaggatcacgaatacgtaaagaacgacgaaaaccgacactcctagctccgggatttgctaataatgcggcgaggatgattcaacgtaacttctaatgtTCTCTTGAAGGTTTTAGGTTTAGAAAAGTATTTTAGTAAAAGTGACGAAGGCCTTATATATCAATcctgcattattaacaaaacccgtcaaatatcacccgttaaccgacttactcgatcgagtaagtcacttactcgatcgagtgacccttactcgatcgagtgtcacacttactcgatcgagtacccatcaggcagactactgctTTGCGTAAAACCAAACTTACTCGActgagtaagccccactcgatagagtaccccaagatacataaaaccgtagtattacagtcttccctccttaaaaagaacttcgtccccgaagttcaaaccacaaccaaaacaaaaacacaccaacgtcctcccgacacaacaacataaacaaaacTCGACATAAAACTCCAAAGCATACTTCCCAAACCAacctcaacccgactcaaaacaactactaactatatcaaaaccaacataaaacatgtaaaaactctatgcgaccatctcctacccccctaaaagaaacaaggttacgtccccgtaaccatacatagctgataaaaaagagacgggtaccgttccctcatagcctcttccgcctcccatgtagcctcctcaacctcatggttagaccaaagaaccttaagtaaCACTGTCTCActatgtctagttttcctaacctttcgatcaagaatctgtttaggcacctcaagataagacaaggactcatccagatctatgttctctacctctaacacatgtgacggatcactaacatacttccgcagctgagatacatgaaacacattatgcactctatctaaagcagacggtaaagttaaccgataagcaacctcacccacacgatccaagatcttatacggtcctatgaacttctggctcagattccctttcttaccaaatctcatgaccccacgcatatgagacactttcaaaagaaccttgtccccaacctgaaactctatatcccgtcgatgcagatctgcataactcttttgtcgatcctaggccgctctcatcctctgtctGATAAGCTTAATCTaatccaccatctcatgcaccatctctggtcctaaaaccactgcctcaccactatcgtcccaacaaatcggactcctacacctcctcccatataaagcctcaagtggcgccatgccaatattggtgtgataactgttgttgtaggaaaactcaatcaaatccaacctctgctcccagttaccaccaaaatccataacacaagctcgcaacatatcctttagagtcttgatggtcctctccgtctggctatctgtcgcaggatgaaatgttgtactcctCTTTAAGGTAGTTTCCatagactcctgcaactctttccaaaaccgtaagATGAATCTTGAATCTCTATCAGacactatgtctttaggcaccccatgcagtcGAACCACGtttttccgataagccatagctaactgtgtcttagtccatgtatctttcattggcacaaaatgagctgacttggtcagtcggtctactataacccatatcatgttgttaccctgttgactcttcggtaaacccacgataaaatccatagaaatggactcccacttccactcaggtaccacaagagactgaatcttatcttgtggtcgtcgctactctcctttcactctctgacaagtcaaacaacgagccacaaactcagctatttctttcttcatcccaggccaccaaaaagtcttcttcaaatctttgtataacttatcaccgcctggatgtaccaagtatggtgtgcaatgagcctctgtcatgattatctttttcaactcctcattattaggaacataacacctcccatcaaacctcacaCTGCCATCTGAATGAATATAGAATCTAGACATTGTCCCCTtatctactccagctctccactcctcaatcttgggatccaacgcctgtttactgcgaatatcatcataaaggtctggttCCACTGTCAACTCCCCCATAGCATCCCCTTtatggatcatatgtatcccgaacttccccacctcatctctcaatctcatcaaagacacagccgtgcaaagagaatgcacactcttcctgctcagagcatctgcaaccacattagctttcccttcatggtatataatatccatgtcataatccccaatcaactccatccacctcctatgtctcatgttcaactccttttgagtgaagatgtacttgagatacttgtgatctgaaaacaccttaaaggtaaccccatataggtaatgtctccaaatcttaagagcaaacacaactgcacccaactccataTCATGTGTAGAGTAGTTCTCCTCAtagggcttcaattgcctagaagcatagacaatTGATGCGTGCTCTTTACATACGATATTTTACTTCATTTAGCACGCATTTTCATGGTTTATTACGACCATACAC
It includes:
- the LOC141592079 gene encoding pentatricopeptide repeat-containing protein At5g48730, chloroplastic-like produces the protein MASLQGPTFPFPPTPNHRSTPTRTSVTTPRSKPTTRPDPFPDPSNPNPNPDPFPSPSPSSSITLSNTQKRWGLSLEKNNSQEAKERKQVINTKIASKKAISVILRREATKAVIEKKKGISSKRLLPRTVLEALHERITALRWESALKVFELLREQLWYRPDSGIYVKLIVMLGKCKQPQKAQELFQAMVDEGCFINHEVYTALLSAYSRSGQFNEAFTLLEYMKNNPNCRPDVYTYSILIKSCLQVSAFDKVSMLLSDMVSQGIKPSTVTYNTLIDAYGKSGKFAEMESVLAEMLCKRHCEPDSWTMNSTLRAFGATGQIEMMEKCYEKFLAAGIEPNIRTFNILLDSYGKIGDYEKMSSVMQYMQKYHFSWTLVTYNVVIDAFGRAGDLKQMEFLFRLMKSEKIKPNCVTFCSLVRAYGRAGKPEKIDSVLRIIENTDVTLDTVFFNCLVDAYGRMERFAEMKEAVEMMKSKGCNPDRVTYKSMIKAYSIAGMSTQAKELQNFVRFSEDSKDRGRYQ